TTGCTGAACCTAAAAGGATTGTCTATTAAGCTGTTCGATCAAAATGAAGCATATTTAACATTAGAGAAACAAGGTCCTGGCGAAATTACTGCTGCTGACCTTCGTTTACCTCATAATGTTGAAGTGGTTAACCCAGAACATTTGATCGGTACTTTGAGTGCTTCAGGCTCATTAAAAATGCGCTTGAAGGTTGCTCAAGGTCGTGGTTATGAAACATCTGATTCTCGTTTCCCTGAAGGTGAAACACGTCCTGTTGGTCGTTTGCAATTAGATGCTTCTTATAGCCCGATTAAGCGTGTTTCTTATACCGTTGAAAATGCGCGTGTAGAACAACGTACCGATTTAGATAAACTGGTAATCGACCTCGAGACAAATGGAACGGTTGACCCTGAAGAAGCAATCCGCAAAGCGGCAACAATCTTGCAACAACAAATTGCAATTTTTGTTGATCTTCAGAAAGACCAAACTCCAGTTGCTCAAGAGCCTCGTGAAGAAGTTGACCCAATCTTGCTTCGCCCAGTAGATGATCTAGAGCTTACTGTTCGTTCTGCTAACTGTTTGAAAGCAGAAAATATTTACTACATTGGTGATCTTGTTCAACGTACTGAAGTTGAGTTGTTAAAAACTCCTAACCTTGGTAAAAAATCGTTAACAGAGATCAAAGATGTTTTGGCATCGAAAGGCTTACAACTCGGTATGCGTCTTGAAAACTGGCCACCAGCTAGTCTTCGTATGGACGACCGTTTTGCCTATCGTAGCCGTTAATTAAGTAGGACTATCACCATGCGTCATCGTAATAGTGGTGTGAAATTAGGCCGTACAAGCAGCCATCGTAAAGCGATGTTCCAAAACTTGGCTAATTCTTTATTTGAACACGAGTTGATTAAAACAACTGTTCCTAAAGCTAAAGAATTACGTCGTGTTGCTGAGCCTTTAATCACTCTAGCAAAAAACGATACTGTAGCAAATCGTCGTTTAGCATTTGCTCGTACTCGTAATGCTGCAACTGTAGGTAAATTATTTACCGTACTCGGCCCTCGTTACAAAGAACGTAACGGCGGTTATCTACGTGTTCTTAAAGCGGGCTTCCGTGCTGGTGATGCAGCACCGATGGCTTACGTTGAGCTAGTAGATCGTGAAGTGAATACTTCAGCTGAATAATTGATTTTATTCAAAAAAGACCGGTTTTATACCGGTCTTTTTTATTTTTGATAATTACTAAAATTATAAAAATGTCCTCAAGTGACATAAAAAAACGGATAAACGGTCAAACTTGACATTGTGTATTGTCAAAATTGTGCTTTAATAAACTCATATTCTCAACAATGGGTATAAAAATAAAATGGAAAAGCAAGTTGATATTTTAATCATTGGCGCAGGTATCTCAGGAATTGGAGTTGCTGCCC
This genomic stretch from Acinetobacter oleivorans DR1 harbors:
- a CDS encoding DNA-directed RNA polymerase subunit alpha, with product MTRTANEFLTPQAIKVEAVSGTSAKVILEPLERGFGHTLGNALRRILLSSLPGAAVVEVEIEGVEHEYSTLEGLQQDIVELLLNLKGLSIKLFDQNEAYLTLEKQGPGEITAADLRLPHNVEVVNPEHLIGTLSASGSLKMRLKVAQGRGYETSDSRFPEGETRPVGRLQLDASYSPIKRVSYTVENARVEQRTDLDKLVIDLETNGTVDPEEAIRKAATILQQQIAIFVDLQKDQTPVAQEPREEVDPILLRPVDDLELTVRSANCLKAENIYYIGDLVQRTEVELLKTPNLGKKSLTEIKDVLASKGLQLGMRLENWPPASLRMDDRFAYRSR
- the rplQ gene encoding 50S ribosomal protein L17 — protein: MRHRNSGVKLGRTSSHRKAMFQNLANSLFEHELIKTTVPKAKELRRVAEPLITLAKNDTVANRRLAFARTRNAATVGKLFTVLGPRYKERNGGYLRVLKAGFRAGDAAPMAYVELVDREVNTSAE